The genomic interval gtaattaggagaactaactgcacaaaaaaaaaataacaggttagtggtgactccattgaATCATCAAATTATTATCGTCCCTCATAATCCTGAATCCTTCTTCAAAACATTGTGACACCTTTCATCTCATACTAAATTGTATTCCCTTTTAAGGTTATATGAAAGAGCTCCAACATAGCCCATCTCGCATTCCATACCCATTCACACCTTTCTCAAGATTCAAAGACAAAATTTCTAACATGCATAAAAGTACCAACTTTTAACAAAGATATGCTTGAGGGATGAGTTTGTTTTGATTGGCTATGGTTCACAGAACTAGACGACCAGAATAGTCGCGATAGTTATCCAATTTTGTATCTAAAGTACCATTTATAAAGAACAAGATAGCTACAAACTAATcgttttaaaaactaaaatattttCCAACTCTATTGCAATCTTTGTTACTTGGGTATGTACTTAATTAAGTTTGTATGAAAATGAAACTAATTGTCAAATATTAATCAACCTCTCAAAATTGTAGTTATGAATTAATACGTGCATTATGACTCTAAATTCTAATTCGCATGTAAAATTCCTAAGCACAATTATAAAATGAAGTAATTGAATCAAAATTCATGAAGCTTTAAGATCATTTGATCTTTTGCACTACAAAATCAAAATTATAAACTAGAATAGAGACAGCTTTCACCGAAGAAGGAAAGACAATATTTGCTCTCTTGCTTCTTCTTCGAAGGCTTTGAGTTAGGTTAGGAGGGAAATTTTTGTCTTTTCTCTTCTTATGTTGGGTTATGGAGATTGCTATCTGGGTTGGTTAGTGGTGGATTATTTAGCCATATTCCACATAAATGGGCTAAATCTCCCTTCTTGTCCAGTCTTATCCTATAATTGGTGCATATATTTTCCAAACATGAGTTAAGGACGTAGCCATTGAATCAAACACATCCTTAAAAGATTGAGAATATAAAGGAAAGTCTTAACATCTAACTCTCTAATTATTGAGATGTTTATTAATTAATGACGGCAAAGAAAAgccttttaataaaaaaaaaatcatttagcAAAGAAAAAGAGATACAAAAAGAATTAAGAGCCTTtcattgaataaaaaaatatttaaataaaaaaagtagaaaaagtAAAACATATTCAATGTGATAATGAAAGCCCTtgattttaattaatatatatatatatatatatatttatatatatattagatattTGTTAGTGTTTTAAGGATTTACAAACCTCAAACCTCTTTAATTACAATACATTAAGACAACCCAAACATAAGTGGGAGGTGAGCACATAGAAACTCATTTAACGTACAAAACAAGTCATGAATCCATAAATGACAAAAATTAATGACAGAGCCACATTTTTCCTCCAATCAAAAGAGAGCCCGAGTCCCGAGAGAAAGAAAAGGACCCCACCCGCCCAAGCATGACCCACCCGTATGAAGGCATAAACGGGTCAAGGGGTCAACCCGTCCAGATGCCAACCAACAGAAACAGCAGAGGCAGAGTCGGAGCATATGGGTGCACGAAATTCAGAGATCGCGTACGGAGAGACGTACGAGGGCAGCGTCCTATAGGGGACGCTGTTGGTTTGAAAAGCTGACTCATtcaaatgaaatttttttaaggttAAAGAAAAGTTGTTGCTTGTTTTGCGTTGACCCATCCTATGGTAGTGAATCGGAAAATGGGTGTACGTACGGGGAGCCTCATCATTTTGAACTTTGAAGTTTGGAGATGAcctaattttctttattttttttaattaaaaaaataatgatggGTGATATCGTGATTCGTGCTTTATAGATGATTGTCCCGTTATCTGATATCTTCACACCATGAAAAGCCTCGAGTTCAAACTTTGATCATGaatcaaaaatattacaaaaaagatATCATATATATCTTACGTCATTTAATTTAGATTCAATAAATTTTTAGACCATcttattttgtttgaaaaaatgaAAGGggaggaaaataaaagaaaactttATTTCgattatgtttttatatatatcaaATAGTATTAAACTAAATTTATgatatgattaaaattttaaaattaaaattttactcGTGTCGTGATTAATGCTCTATACGTCACATATCGTGAAGATTGGATCACGAAAAATTTCAAGTTCAAACTTTGATAATGagtcaaaaaaaatataaaacagaTATTAAATTATATCCTCCATCATTTAATTTAGATTCAATAAATTTTTAGACCATGTTTAATTCAAGCATTTTATATGAAGAAATGAAAGGAGGGGAAATCAAAATGAATTttatttctattatatttttattatatatcaAATGGCATTAAAATAAAGTTATGATatgatcaaatttttttaaaaataaatgttaataATATGTAAAACACTAAAGTAACTCATGCCATAGTCcaagtaaatttttcttttctttttcatataTTATTTCAAGTCCAAATAAGACtttaaggacaaaaaaaaaaatgaaatgacatCATCCTCTGTATAAATCATCCGAAGGGGATCCAATTTATATGACAAAAAAATATCTACAGAAATGCTTTGAGCACTAAATAGTCGTAATTCTTTATTTTCAttcttataaaattatttttaaccaTCAAATATGGTCTTAATAATACCATGTGTAAaacatcattattattatattatcaaAGATGCTTAGTTGCTTTGACTTAATAATCTTATATAACATATATAGCTTTAGCGGTCGTCTTTTTAAAAACTTATTAAGTGGACTAAGTCTATTAATATCATATGACCGTATATCGAGCTTATGAAGATTAATTGTACGTGTGTTGGCTTTTTGTATAGTCATTAAAAGATCGCATGAGACTTAATTTagtcaataaattttttttttagatatgaCATGATTATATTTGAGGTTAATGACATCAACAATGGCGATGCTAAAGTAatgttattaaaaaattattaagcaAAATAAGTTGATTATAagactataaaaaaaaaaaaagctatctACATATTTATTAGCTTTTCACTAActtgaattatatatttttcaattaagtaCTCAATACACCTAatatagctcataatttttcttaattatgaCATAATTATGTGTTTTATTCATGACATCGATAATGTTCGGTAGCtaaagaaaatacaagaaaaaatagTTATGTAAAATATTGGGTCTACTAATTAAGTTGTAGGCCCAATGGATGTATCTCCTTGCCACCTTTGCTTTGATAGGTTGAGTCTAGTGCTCTTGCATTGCCTTGATCTATAGCCAATAGACATGCGATTTATAGGCCCAATAccactatttttttaaaaaaattaggacataattaattataataatagcttgttctatataaaaaattattaaaatcacATCATGTAATGCTATAAGACTCTCATGAACCTAACTATAAACTAACACAGGTGACCAACAActatttttactttttcttctatTGGAGATTAATTaacgaaaaaaaaattataatagaCAGTTTCTACacataaaatttaaaacatatcacACTAATAATAAAATGTTACTTTAATAATTAGACTCCCACAAGAAAAAAGATGGTTTGGTGAAAAATCTAATAGTGTGAGTTTCTTATATGCTTAAGTCCTCTAAATAATAGCATAAGTACTGTATAACATTTGATGTCTTGGTGGGTTTAAGGTCTTATAAAGAATTATTTCTTCTCAAGAGAAATAATTAATTATAAGGGATGTAAAATCTGAAACCCATAATGTTATATTAATAATTatactaattaaaataatataatcttCCAATTCATAAGTAGTCATTTCTTacgagtctctctctctcctaaaaaGCCTTTATGAGTAGAAAATGACAGGCAATAGTGGAGGAGGGAAATGAAAATCCAAGGAGATGAGTGAGAGAGATGACATGGGGTGGATGAGCATTAGTAAATTTACCAAAGCTGAAAGATCAAAAACAGCAATGATTAAGTCGGCCGCTCTCTCTTCTTTCCACAGCTACCTATATTAATTTGGTACCTTCTCATAGTGTCATGGCAAAAGCTTAGCTCAGCTCCCTTGCTAGATAGCTAGTGCCCATTGCCCACTCAGATGGTTAGGCCTTCTCCTCGACAGAGTACCCCCAACCCTCATATATGGTTATTTTAGGAGGGGCGGTTCAGAGAGACTTCATAGAAATTAAAAACATGGGCAGGGGGGGCGGGGGGGCCAGGCTGGTCTCCTTGGGCCTAAGCCCTCATCAATAAATTACTAATCCACAAAATTGCCATCCCAATCCCACACGTTGGATTGAAGCGGTGCAACGTCAACGCCCCACGCCCTCTCCCAACCTCCATCTTTAAAACCTTCACCTCTTCCAAATATGCCAATTCACTCTTCTCTTTTCTGAGCTTCCGTCCAACACTACCCAAAAACAGAAAACACCCTTTACGAAAAAAAGAACACAGCAACCAAGAGCACAAGGAATTTTTAAAGAACAACATGAAGCTGGAGTGGTCTCCCGAGACAGCCTCGAAGGCTTATATCGATACCGTTAAATCTGTACGTACGCAGCCTTACTTGTATGTAATTTTGATTTAATTTCTGGGTTTCGCTTGATTCTTGGTTCTGATTGGACATcggcgttttttttttttggggggggggggggccctGCAGTGTGAAATATTCCAGGAGTCGGGTGTGGCGGAGCTGGTGTCGGCCATGGCTGCCGGGTGGAACGCAAAACTGATCGTGGAAGCGTGGTCGCGGGGCGGGGTTGTTATGACGAGCGTGGGGCTCGCCGTGGCCAGCCAGCACACGGGCGGGAGGCACGTGTGCGTGGTTCCGGACGAGCAGTCGAGGGCGGAATACGCGGAAGCGATGGAGAGGGCGGGGATGTCGCCGGAAGTGGTGGTGGGAGTAGCGGAGGAGGCGATGGAGGGGCTGCCGGGCGTAGATTTCTTGGTGGTGGATTGCCGGCGGCGGGACTTCGAGAGAACGATCAGAGCGGCGAAGCTGGGGCAGCGCGGGGGGGTGGTGGTTTGCAAGAACGCAAGTTCAAGAAGCGAGGGGTCGTCGACGGGGACGGTGTGGCGGAGTGCGGTGGGGGAAGGATGGAGGGTGGTTAGGGCGGTGTATTTGCCTGTGGGGAAAGGGTTGGAGATCGCGCATGTGGGGCGGAGCAGCGGGGCGGGGGAGAAGGAGATGGGGAAGAAACGGCGGTGGATCAAGCACGTTGATCAAGAATCAGGAGAGGAGCATGTCTTCCGAAGATGAACTCACTCTGGATCTAAAACTGAAAGGGGCATTGATGATGAGTGggtttttctttacttttttatGAAATGAAACTCATGAAATGTAGAGGATGATATGCGGATATGTTTGCAGGTTTAGCagcttctttttctcttttttatctTCTGTTTTGAATCCGCTCCTGCAGACCACCGATGACTTGTATTGTGTTGTATTGTACATAAATTCTATAATGAAAATGAAACAAACACGTTCATGAGTCCAGACCATCCTCGCTGGTTATCTCCTTTGATCTGTGcacccaataataataataataataataataataataataataataataataataatagcattaaTGATAATATACTTTGAGTGAGGAGATATTTCGATGAAATAGTTTGCTTTtctttcaagaaaaaaaaaacaataatgataataagggGAAAATTGGATCTGCCATACCCCGTCATGATGCTTAGTTGCCCAATCTCCTAAGgtgcaaataaaaacaaaatcaaatcttAGTTCCACTAAGTGGGAtcgattatatgaatcatttttcgccaatttatatgatcatggatcatttcttttaatagaatcaagaatattaaattcttattcactatctcctcccaagttattttaactacaggtctacccctaccccttctactgcctcttacagtaattaagtcactcttcctcacatgcATTGTGTggcctacgttacaagtgtccataTCATTTGAATcgtcctcccttatcttatcttctataggaattACACATAatttaccacgaatatgttcattccttaatttatctttcaatgttataccactcgtccatctaagcattctcatctcaacaacttttactttttggatattatatttttttatcacccaacatttcgatccatataTCATAAATgatcttatagctgtcctataaaacttccctttcaattttagggttattctacgatcacatagcacacttgaagcacttctccattttacctaacttgctttaactctatgcattacatcatcttcaatttctcttttaacttgcataatagatccaaggtatcaaaatctacaagtgctatttattttttcatcatcatcaagtttaactttgtctgcaatattcctcctatcattaataaaattacatttcatatattctgtcttatttttacttatcttaaagcctctagattccaaaattTCTCTCTATAATTTTAACTAAGcatctactccatccctagtttcgtcaattaatacaatatcatctgcaaacaacatacacgatggaacctccttttgaatactatttgtcaattggtccatcactaaagtaaaaagataaggactcgaGCAAATCCTTGATGAACACTTATGGTGATTAAAAATTCTATATTTCTCTATCTATAATCCTTacattagtcattactccatcgtacatatctttaatgaaatcggtatacctactacatacaccttttttttccaaaatccATTATAGAACTCCATGCAAATGAAACgagggaaaatatttttaaaaaattttatagttttattatattttttccatatataaaatactatttaaaatagaattttttattataattataaattcaaaaataaaattgtagagaggtttgtttataaatttattaCATATTTTATTCTCACTTTGTCTAAACAGTAAAAGACAATCTTTTATATATGTTTATTATAATGTTTTTTTAGGTCCAAAAGAGAAATAGAggtatagtttttatttttttaaaaaaaattaaacaattaCAAAAATTAATGTTCATTTTTCAGTTTCCAACATTGGTGCATTAAAGTGGCAAAACAACAAAAAGAACGTTTCCAAGCTTCCTAAAAGCAATGTGTCAATTTTGTAATTGCtgaatgaaaattcaaaattgtaCTCAAAAACCTAAACTTTGCAATTTAGACTTTGATACATAGaagcttagatttgaatttgaatcaAATATAATGTAACATTGTACTGAAATTCAGTCAAATTCACCCAAATATCTATTTAAATCCAAGGTTTGAAACTTACTCCCAATCTCGAGAATTTTGAATCTTCAGAAAGCATTGCAAACCCCGAAAAAAGATTTGTTACTCAAATCTAAAGTGTACGTCCACAAGGACAATTTTCTGAATAAAAGCGAGTCCAATATGTCAATGGTAGCGTCTATCCTGTAAAATTCACGTCTTTTTGCCAAGTCTACAATAGAATAGTTGTTACACAGAAGAATGTCAATTCTGCCCAACATTTGGTATATATGCTTAACGAGGAGTGCAGATATAGCGTCCTGGACTCCCCTCCCCAGCTGTGATTGCTGACATCTCTCAATCACTCATATTGCTTTGTCATATCGTGCATTTTCAACAGCTCTATATCTTCCCTTTTTCATTCCCACCTAATCAAAATCACGAAGATGCCAGGAGAATAAATATTTACCAAAAACCAGAAATATAAAGTGCTAATGAAAGGAGATAAATCTGACATTTATACAGGGATCTCAGTAGTTAATCCCAACTGTCTCGGGCTCTTCTGAAAGCCTTCTTTTGTGAAACGGCCTTCTTGCTCTCCAGCCTTTTCCGCTCCCCAATGGCAGCCCTTCAATAAAAGTCGAAATGAAAAATGGAAGTCTAAGTTGTTGCCCTTCACAATCCATGTGACAATACTAAGAAATGCAACATTTAAGGCCTTACAACTTggcaattttcttcttttgctcttctgaaGGAGGGGGTGGGACGTATGAAGCAGCATCAATGATTGCCTGTTTTGCtcattccaaaaataaataaaaaacatcaTATGAGTGAGCACAAAGAAATACCTTGGAACCATTAACAATGGGTCACACTATTTTTTTCTGAACCCAAACTATTTGCATCTTAATTTGGAGGCATTGGAACTAAGCCCTGTTCATTTGTTGGAAAcaatttttgtttccattttcaatttctcaaaTAAGTATGAAAATGTCACCTTGATTTCCTGTTTTCTGGAGTCAAACAAGTTCTAAAACTTCCCCATTGTGATTTAGGTGTATTTCTATATGCATTCACTTTACAAAAGGACAACAGCAGAAAATGGTAATGGTCAACCTAACTGCAAATTATTCAGTGGCCAAATCTCATTTTTGGATTTCTCTCTTCAAATTCCACATAAAATACACAAACCCACAAAGCACTCATAGACAAACAGACCAACCTCAGGGAGATGAACAAGTGTTAAGCAtgttttcgtcactaataccttccCCATTTGAACTTCATGATGTAGATGCATTGGTGGATGTTATGCTTTCCAAAGAAAACAACTAAAATTTTTGGTAAAAAGGAAATAACAAGCTTCATTTGATACCTGTAGTTTCCCTAGAGCATCTTCAATGTTACCCCTAAAGAACAGCAGAATGAAACCCATTGCTTtcacaaaatacaagcaaaaatgaaaagacaCAAGGAAAAACGAGCAGAAGTTAACTTCTGTGTTCTGGTTTTTGTTGAAGAAATGACGAGCTCCCCATCTTTATTTATCCGATTCTTTTCCTGTGCATAACCAGAAAAGTTGACAAGAGCACGTCAAGCAATGGACAAAAAATGGAAAATGTGTATTGAGCAAATTTAACCAAGCATTCAAAAAAATTGGTATACAATATGCAGGGATGCAATAGTAGTGTACGGTACAGCACAAGTTACAGAGATCAAAGATGACCATTTCTGGGACCAAGGCCATTGttaagattttgattaaatgaaatGACCTAATGCAAGTCAAATACATTCTTAATGACCATGATACCCTACTACCTACCACGAATTAATATACTAACgcacttaataataatatttaaagaataaaataaccattaacactcccccttaagctagagcatagatatcatatgctcctagtttgttataaataaatttaacacgagcatccccaaagctttggtaaacaagtCAGCAAGCTACATATTGGACTTCACGTAAGTGGTAATGATGAATGTATTTTGTTTGCTCATGGAAtactaggttggaggcaatatgaagagtagcatgattatcacacatcaactttaTAGACTAAGAATGTGAAAAACCCAACTCTtctaacatgttcttcaaccaaacaagttcacgaGTAGTGTATGCCATAGCGCTCTATACTCTGATTCAGCTCTTAACCTAGCCACcgcaatttgtttcttactcttccaagaaactaaattaccaccaaccaagatacagtacccAAATGTGGATCTTCGGTCAGAAAGCAACCTAGCCCAATTTACATCTGTAGATAAAAGTGTGACCCTAATCTCGATATAAAAGGCAACTCCCAAGTATACCTTTAATATAtttcaagatgcgaattactgcgTCCCAGTGACTTGCCTAAGCCTTGGAGAATCCAAAGATTGACTTACAACACTTGTCGCAAAAGATATGTCCAACCaagtgactatgagataattcaactttatAACAAGTCTCTGGTATTGTTTAGGATTAGACAACAAATCACCCATTCGACACTAACTTGCTATTAAGATCTATGTGTGTATCAATCGATTTGAATCCTAGCAGTCCAATCTCATCcaatagatcaagaacatacttcctctgtgacaaaacaattcccatacaagatctagatacttctatacccaagaagtatttcaacggtcccaaatatttggtttgaaacttagtctgtagCAAATGTTTAAGGGTctgaataccttgatcatcatctcctgtaataacaatatcatccacatacacaatgagAAGGATCCTACATAAtaaagtatgacgataaaacacaaAGTGATCCACTGCACACCGTCGAAGGCCAACCTAAGTACTACAACATTGAATTGACCAAATCATGCTCTAGGAAACTATTTTAAACCATGTAGTGTCTTCCTAGCTGACACACACTAAGCCTAATTctccctgagcaacaaacctaggtggttgctccatatagacctccttcTTAAGATCACCGTGCAAGAAGGAATTCTTCAGGTCTAACTATTGTAGAGGCCAGTGACAAGAGGTAGCCAAGgatactgatgtaagtttggcaaccaaAGAAAAAGTGTCGGAATAATCCAAACCGTACACTTAATTATCGCCTTTAGCAACAAGACGTGCCTTTAGacaagccacaaaaccatcaagggttgactttcatagtgtatacccaacaacaaccaaccatagacttgttaagaggaagagataccacgtcccaagtatcattgtcctATAAAGCATTCATATTTTCAACCATAGAATTCCTCCACCCATAGTGGACTAAGGCTTCcaaaacagatttaggaaggacAGCAAATGAtatagtaacaaaacaataataggaggatGATAAGAATTCATAGCAAACATAGTTGTAAATGGGATGTATGTTGTAtacatgtgcgtttacctttcCAGACAGCAATGAGAGGATCAACATAGTGGGAAATATAATCATTAGACAAAGAAacatgtgcatttacctttttGGATAGCAATGGggggatcaacatcatgggaaatatgatcattagACGAAGAAACCAAAGGTGTGGTAGTAGAAACAAGAGGGGCCTCTCTTCCTTGGACCTGCCATCGTGactacacctgcaaattaggagaTCAAGCTGATGAAAAGGACTCAAATTATATAGAGACATAGGTGGTTGATTGGATAAGGACAACAAACTAGAATCTATAAGATtaggcagaggaagagactcattgaaaTCAAAAGCACTCAAGGACTGAGCATAGTAAGGTgcagactcaaagaaggtaacatctacAGAAATAAAGAAGTGATACAGCataagactataacaatgatatcccttCTGAGTGCATGAGtagcccaaaaagacacattttatagcatgcGAATCCAACCTATCC from Malania oleifera isolate guangnan ecotype guangnan chromosome 9, ASM2987363v1, whole genome shotgun sequence carries:
- the LOC131164296 gene encoding uncharacterized protein LOC131164296, producing MKLEWSPETASKAYIDTVKSCEIFQESGVAELVSAMAAGWNAKLIVEAWSRGGVVMTSVGLAVASQHTGGRHVCVVPDEQSRAEYAEAMERAGMSPEVVVGVAEEAMEGLPGVDFLVVDCRRRDFERTIRAAKLGQRGGVVVCKNASSRSEGSSTGTVWRSAVGEGWRVVRAVYLPVGKGLEIAHVGRSSGAGEKEMGKKRRWIKHVDQESGEEHVFRR